ttctatagaaataaaattttaacaaaattttctataaattcaatataaaaaatttctatcgaataaaataatatttttgtatatactaaacacaaaaatgtgtagatttttggtaaaattttcttcaaattttgatatattatttttggcacgagtggcaaccatgatactaatactaatatatCTCTCTCTGTTGTTGGCTcttattaattaattgaaaacaaactGCTTCTAGTCAACGTTTTTGAAGGGATCTAATATCGTCATATTTGGGGCAAAAGttggaaaatcggcatttgctattttttgagtaaaaaatcgtcaaaatgccgataaatcggcaaaattggcagccctgcgtGTAGCATTCATTAATAAGAGTGAAGATAGTCTGCCGTttcatatcacaatggacgCTTTTGGTTTACTAACCGACCTACTACCTTATCTAACCCAATTAAAAACGGCTTAATTCCAATTCATATATAGCTTTATTTATGATTATGTCTTtcaaatcaataaataaaattgtaattggtaAAAAAGTCagtaattctattgtttttttttacagaaataaatgtagAAGTTTAAAAAATATAGTTCTGTCAAATATTATAAAGCAACCATATACACATTTTCGGAGGAAGTTGGGTGGGGGgtgatgaaataaaataaaaagtcatGCGTGTTTTAAGATGTCCATGTTTCCAAATAATTAACACAAGTCCAAAACATGactcatttcattcaaattccaGATCGACTCTATTGGTATTATATTTTCCAGCTAAGTTTTTGGTTTATCCAAAGGCTTATCGACTAGCAATACTTCTCTGAGGCAATAATTTTGTAATGTATTACGAAAAACATTGAAGAATTTTCTGAGGGGGTCCTTTTTGGTTAAAGTCGATACGGGTGAACCGTCTGGTAGGCCAACACTTACGGTAagacccatataatccgattcaATTTTTAAACATAGAATTGCACTTAGTTGAACGGCAAAATTAGAGTCTTGGCGACGTAAGGCCAACAAACGTTCGGTTTGAGCCATTTGATATTCCCAATAGGTTTGGTGAGGTGTCTTTTGAAAGTAACGATTTGACCAGAGATCAACACTGGCCACAATTTCCCAGCTATGATTTAATTCTTCATTATCCATACGTTGTTGTTTCTGAGGGGTCTCCTTCGTTTGGACATCCATGCCATAGAATTCGCATAGTATTTTTTCTATGACACTAACATAATGATCACACCAAAAACGTAATATGGCATTGGGCTCTGTAATATCTGGATTGGCTGTGGCTATTGACTTTAGATCGGCTTTTGATGGCTCTATAAAATGGTTTAGAGTTTTACTGGTTTCGTTGTTGCCATTGGAATTTGCCGATGCCGGTGTTCTGCCCATGTGATTGAGGTCCACAGTGATACCACCTTTTTCTATAACCGGTGTAGTCTTAAATATAGTCTCATACAATAGCTTCTCCAAGATTTCTCccgattttttatttaaattttcacacaatgttGCAGCATTTTCCACACacatgacaaaatatttcttattggGTGGTAACATAGATCTGGCCACATTATGATTCAGAACAAAAGAATCCTGGACACACATACAACGATCCAATTGTACGGCCTCTGCGGCGATACCTTCAGATTCTCCAATAGTTAGCAATTGTTTGCTATAGTCTGTAAAGCTTTCCTCTGTGAAATTTTCCTTGGCTATGGTTTTGCCATAAAACGGCGATATTATATTatcttcaaaattgtagcttTTATAGAATTGAAAAAATCCTCGAATGAGATCCATTGTAGTTTTGCCTTGCGCAATTGATGGTTTATTTTCTTTGCTCTGTAAATTGAATGCATAATTGACGCCTTGAACCATACGTGATGGACATCCCTTTTGCAGAGCTTGTATTGATTTTAATATAGCCTCATGTTGGAGATAGAAAATAATCATGGTTATCAGGCAATAGCTGGTCATATTGGCTCTTCCaataatttgcatattttttgccCATAACTTTACAAAGAGAAATAGCTCATGTATACGGCCATCGGATTTGACCAATTCACAAATGAACTGGGTATTCTCTATGCTGCTGTGACAGGAGATATTGATGTCTACACTGAAACCCGTATCCCGATGTTTGCACTTGATAATGGGCACTCTGGCCCCACGTATAGCGAAGACATCCACAAATAAGGGACTACGCTGAAGAACGGCATTGATGCGATTGAAAGCACCACGAGTTTGAGATGTCTGTTTGGCTTCTGCATTAACGATTCGattattttttggtgtttgtccCAAATCTCTTGCTGGAACTTGTGAAGCGTCTACGAATACATCGATGTCACTGTctggaaaaattaaattggatattacaacaataaactttttgacaaatattaaaaataacctGGGGTTTGTTTTTTGTACGACTTGGTTTAGGAGTTTTAGACATAACAAAATATTATGGTAACTTCTCTCCCTAATATGTGGAGTTCAGAGGAAATAGATCTCCGCCGAGGAGGACTAAATAAAGCGCACCTCAAGGCGATATACTGCCCCCCATCTTTTTAACTTCTACGTGGCGGAAGCTTCCTCTCCATCATCGGATGTTTACCTGATAACCTATGTGGGCGACTGTTCCATAGTTATCAGGGAGCTGAGGGACTTCTTTGTCGGCAGGAATATGAAAATTTCTCCGACGGCGACAATTTTCACACCTTGGACCAAGGAAGTGAACCTTGAACTCGATAACCAACTTTGTGGCCAAAATATCCCACATGTAAGAGcccaagaaaattttgcaataaatctaccaaaataaaaaaaaatccaaaatatgcgTAGGTGTAgcagtttagtcaaaattttatttctatagaaaattcttccaaattttctttcttattaCTTTGATTACAtcgtaaaaccatgcattgactaaactacaagggtAGTTTATggaacagatataaaattttgttaaaattttatttctatagaaaaatttgtcaacattttatttctatagaaaaatttgtcaacattttatttctatagaaaattttgtcaacattttatttccatagaaaattttgtgacatttttatttctatagaaaattttgtcaaaattttgacaaaattttctatagaaataaaattttgacaaaattttctatagaaataaaaatgtcacaaaattttctatggaaataaagttttgacaaaattttctatagaaataaaattttgacaaaattttataaagaaatacaaaattgacaaaattttctatagaaataaaattttgacaaaatgttccatagaaatttggCAACCCTATATCATGCCAGAGTAAATTATTCACAAGCGCTGACTTCTTTACTGATATTTATTAAACTATACAAGCTGGTAAACGGAATTTTCGATCTAGTGATTTAAAATACAACTGCCTGTCTGGAAATTATCAAGAATATTGGATTCCACTGTCAACAAACAGTTTATATCTATTGGATTCCTGTCGC
This is a stretch of genomic DNA from Haematobia irritans isolate KBUSLIRL chromosome 4, ASM5000362v1, whole genome shotgun sequence. It encodes these proteins:
- the mkg-p gene encoding monkey king protein encodes the protein MANEVNTHSTASVAATTKQKVPETLNTKCSVCCITLKTVQECLKHELLVHSLQKKTAAKTGGGIESRIKATDKFLNTKEKQEERLNVQKALATCRKGQELKTILKLLSMNSDFLNLIFTRIQTCLAKELGRLGVVRIYPFGSIASSLALRDSDIDVFVDASQVPARDLGQTPKNNRIVNAEAKQTSQTRGAFNRINAVLQRSPLFVDVFAIRGARVPIIKCKHRDTGFSVDINISCHSSIENTQFICELVKSDGRIHELFLFVKLWAKNMQIIGRANMTSYCLITMIIFYLQHEAILKSIQALQKGCPSRMVQGVNYAFNLQSKENKPSIAQGKTTMDLIRGFFQFYKSYNFEDNIISPFYGKTIAKENFTEESFTDYSKQLLTIGESEGIAAEAVQLDRCMCVQDSFVLNHNVARSMLPPNKKYFVMCVENAATLCENLNKKSGEILEKLLYETIFKTTPVIEKGGITVDLNHMGRTPASANSNGNNETSKTLNHFIEPSKADLKSIATANPDITEPNAILRFWCDHYVSVIEKILCEFYGMDVQTKETPQKQQRMDNEELNHSWEIVASVDLWSNRYFQKTPHQTYWEYQMAQTERLLALRRQDSNFAVQLSAILCLKIESDYMGLTVSVGLPDGSPVSTLTKKDPLRKFFNVFRNTLQNYCLREVLLVDKPLDKPKT